The Coffea arabica cultivar ET-39 chromosome 2c, Coffea Arabica ET-39 HiFi, whole genome shotgun sequence genome includes the window TCCAATCTATGGCTATCCACCAATAAATGCACCCTTTAATCTGTTTGAGACAATACAATGGGCTCTAGTAGCAAAAGGCAAAGACAAAACACATCAACTTTTTGATCAAGTGAACTCGAAAAATGGAATTGCCCACAAACAAAGTTCGCTTCTTGCGTACACTAATGACTAAACAGGCCTAAAGGGCTCcgtatcttttcttttccagtcTAGATACTATCTCCAATCTCCATTCATGAATCAAGACGTTTGGGCAGAGGAAAGAGTTAAAACGAGCCAGAGGTTTGCAGGATGAGACCCTGGTTTTCAAcagggaaaagaaaggatacTTTCGAACTCTTTTATTAAGCTCTGGAGAAGTGAAGAAGGCGATGAAACGCGAAATCTACCTCTCAACTGTTTCCTCGTTTAATTCTCTCGTATGTTGTTGTCTTTCAGTTTCCGAGACACTGACGGATTTTATTAGTCAGGGAGCTTGGCTTCGCTCATGACTGTATACTCATTATTGTGGGTTTTTTTACTCTTTTACGCTTCCTTTTTTTGGTAGTAATCAGTATATGGTTTGGTCAATCCTGCATAATTATGCATAGAATTTATTTGACCGAGGAATTAACGATGCACTCAATAGCATCGGAGCGattcttctctttttatttCTCTTTTATAGATTTTACATTGAAAGATGGTTCCACCCAAAAAACGAAAATATTTAATGCTGATTAATGTACTCCTTTCATCCCACTTTAatagttttattttgtttttgagtTTTCTAACATGTTAACACATTTACATTCCATCCAAcctacatatatatacacatattaataattactattttttcttacatttatacactttttctaattaattctCTTGCATTTATACACGTACTAACAATTACTAATTTTTCTTGCATATATACGCATCTCTAATTAATTCCATTGCATTTATCGCTAATTAATCTTGtatttctaaaaatttaatatatgaAATACATCTTAATGAGTGTTCATAAGGTAGAccatttcgtttttttttatccgttctaaattatagtccacttttcaattgaacaatatagttaatttttaatttttctaaaatgcaCTTAATATATTTTGTTATCAATGAATATAACATACCTTATTCAATAATTGCTTTAATTCATGCTTTAAATAGTACAACTTTCCATCAAAATTGTTATtgtaattaaaaaaatcaagGCTATAAAAAATGGGACAGATGGAGTGATTCTTTTAACACAATCAAATCTGTACATTTTCCCAATAATGAGTCGTTATATAATGATAGAATTGTACATCATTACTTGAGCCATCCTATGTATCTAGAATATTAATCCTGCTATTCTCCTAACATGTATGTAAGCTTCTCAaaactttttatattttcttttcttatcttcaaaatgaacttgaaaattttttaattatattttcaaaagtttATTTCCTTCCTCGTATTTTTAATATTCGGGTGTATCTTTCATGTACATCCTAAAACAACAGAAAATAAAAAGTcaacaaaaaattgaaactGAGTAAATTGCAAGCTAATGAATGATATATATTTTATCTGACTTTTCTTTCGgtactttgtttattttcactcattgtttagttaaaatttcaaagaaaaaaactgTCAATTTGAAATATGTCAATTGTTTGCCCGTCTTCGTAATCATTCATGATTGCTAATTAATGACCATTATACACTTGGAAAACTTGGAAGTAGTAACTTACTGATAATGTTTTCACGATTAAGAATTGAAACAAGAACGTAGCCCTGAAGATAGCATTCTGTTTTCTAAACATGATTATTTTCTGCTGATTTACTCCAACCCCAATTCCAACAGCTTGAATATGTACGAGATAATaggtaaaaaaaagaaaaagaaagagaaaaaatacaTAATGACAAAGCGCAAAAGCCACCAGCCTTTGCAGTTAAATGTAGGGCATGTTTGGAAGGCAGTTTTTTGTCTAATTTTTCttctactagttttttaacaattttttaatCGGCAAAAGTAGctcttctctgttttttttttcccctttctcttCTCCCTCTTCCTCTCCTTCTTCCACCTCTCTCCCCCCCGCTCTCCTTTGCTCcacggggggagggggagggggagggaggaggaagaggagtgagaggggaaaaaaaaaactatcgtTGTTGCTTGTGAGGTGAGGGAGAAGAAGAGGagaggaaggaaaaagaaaaaaaaattttacatcgaattttttttttttacaacttaTATATtaagttatagtaaaattttaatcaaacatctaaaaaaaattcatttatcaAATGGGCTGCAAGAATTTGAACATTTTGTATAACATTCCCATGAAATGACGAAGATGACCTACCAAAGACTATAGTACTGTACCACATTAGATGATGGATATGACCCTTAAGAAAAGCAAGTTTCTTGTCGTAAAATACCACTGCATGCTTAGCAAATAAATTGCATTGCTGACAGTCTCGTTATCATTAGCAAAATTACGTTAATCTTAATGGGGAAAAGAAGGGTCGTTTTTCATACACTCATGACTCAGCTTCAGTGGTTTTTAACTTATTTCCATGAAAACATCCTCCCTGTCTCAGAGCCCATTGTCTCTTTTTGACTCTGACCACCTGTAGTAGGGATATGCTATAGTACAAGTTAGGAGGGATCCCATCAATTTAACATTTTGTTGCTGCTTATCTTTAATTCTTTTGGAAAAAGAACAGCCATTAAACAAGTTTTAGCTTTGGGGATGGgtggttggggggggggggtttagTGGGAGACCTAATGATTCAGGATCAGGTTTGTATACGTTGTAATGTAGGGTACATTCGGTCCAAGTTCCTATCAGAGGCAAAACTTTTTGTCCTTATAATTTAACAAAGTCAAGGTGGTGTATCAACTATCATGtattcactaaaaaaaaaaaaaagtagttaagCAGCCGAGCCCTAAAGTAGTAATTTTGATTAATCccccattaaaaaaaataaaaatagttaACCCGAGGAGTTGGGGCTAGTGGTAAGCGGCTGGTAATGCGAACAGGACGACTAATGTTCGATCCTCGCTGCGCTCCTGCGATAACTCCAGGGCCAGGTCTTCACCCTCGAGTAAGAGTCAAACTCTACGGGCGCTCCCCGGGCTGAATCCGGATTAGTCCGAAAGGGATACCGGGTGgttagaccaaaaaaaaaaaaaaaaaagtagttaagCAGCCGAGCCCTAAAGTAGTAATTTTGATTAATCCCCCATTAAcctagctctcaattttctgTTGACTTCTTTTACTCAATTGAGCGGATCATAATCAAATACTACTAGTATGTTATTCACTCCTCGAGGCATGTCCATGATCGACACAATGCTATAACTGATGTGTAAACTTTAAGGCTTCTGGGGAGATAGATTAGATAACTTGAAAGAGGGAGTGTAGAAAATAATCCAGATTCGAATCCtctcactttttctttttttttttttaaaaaaaaaaaaaaaaagctctaaAACTTTTAAGGTAAAGTGCGTTACAAACAATTCAAACCTTAGAACCATTCTTCTAATTTCGACCCATTAATTAGTTCTTCAAAAAACGATGGTCAAATTACTAAGGCAATTCATAAGGTCTCTGATTCACTGCTtcccctttctttctccattagaCATGTAAGGTGTAGAATCCCTAGAGCGAAACCAAATCAAAAACATATTTGGACTCGAGACTCTGAATAGAATTTCACATTTGTGAGGTTAAAAGTACCAAGTCgattacataaaaaaaaatgcaggatCTGTAGAAAATTTGTTCAGACGAAAATGGCAAGAAGTAATTTTGGCGTAACCATCTGGGCACGAGCACGTACGATCGACTGAAACCCTTTGGGATTATAGGCTAAATTATTGAAGTTTGAAGGTTTACAACACCATAACTCTAGTATCCTCACACAAACCTCCGCAATTTTGAGTTGGACAAACCTGCTTAATTAAGAGGATATGTAGTTGATGTCACGACCGTTTTAGGATCCCATGTTAAAAAAAAGTACTAGTTTAGATATTTCATAAGAATCTCTTCGGTTTGGAGTATGGACTTGGACATTGAAAGGGGGAGGTTCTCACAGAACCGAACCTATTCCGATTCAGGCAAGTGTTAGTGACCCAAACTCAAAAATGGAACATTTGAACGATGATTCTGCGTGGTACTCAGTTACCTGCATAAAAGCAATTAAGTACTATTTTTTTCACATATTCTTTCAGCTAAAATATGTACTACGAGCCTAGACTAGACTCTTAAAGAGTGATCAGAACAGCTTGAGGATGGGTATCAGCATGACTTTATGTTTGCATGTGTATGGTGGTCCATTCAATAATGATTAGAAGGAATCCATCGTCGTTCCCACGAATAAAATGTAGTACAATTtacaattgaaaaaatttaatgCATTGAAAAGAAAGACATTTGCTTTGCAAAATCACCACACCTTCAAAAGCCATTCTGGTACGTTTTAAAGTTGAGATTTGTAAGCTTTGCTCTTTATGGAGTTAACTTATCCGGCTGGATTTTCCTTCAAATGTCACTTTCTCTCCTTTTCCCCCAGAAGGTTGATTGGCGGAACAAAGTTAAAGACTTTTTTTATTGAGAGAATCTGTTCCAGATAAACCCCATCCCACGAGGGTTTATTAGTTTCTTGATGAGCATCCTAGGACTTGCTCTTTTCCACCCTCCCTTTAGACCCCACCGTTTTTGTTTAAATGCTAATGGGATTAATGTGAATGATTAGAAGCAGCATACCATTTGTAACTAGCAGATATTCCACTTCAAATATGGATTGTCACGTCTTAGAACAATTCGATGACTCAACTGGACGTTGGATTCATTGATGGGTATGCCACCATTTTGATAATCCATCCCAATCAGATATGCACTGCGTCAGATGTAGGTGCATGAAGTAGTCAGATGCTTCTTCTATTCTTTTCCCTGGCGCAACTGGGCCATCCTGGACTTGAACCAGAGACCTCGCCCGTGAAGTAAATCATCGCACCTACGGTCCAACCAATTGGGAGAGAATCAATAAATTCCTTTTCGGGAGCGATTCATCCTTCCCGAACGCAGCATACAACTCTCCGTTGTACTGCGCTCTCCAAGTGTGCTTGTTCCCCCTTCTTCCTTACTCTGACAAGTCTTTGTAAAATAAATCCgatgagaagaaaaaagaaggccTTAAGAGACCCTCCTGGCCCAACCCTAGACACTCTAAGATCCTTTTTCAAACCTGCTCCCATTTCGAGTCAAGAGATAAATAGACACATCCCATTGCACTGATCGGGGGCTTTCGTAGTGACTGAGGGGGTCGAAGACCAAGAAGTGAGTTATTTATACCAAGCATTCTTCTTACAGTTAGATCCAATCTCTCGGTTCCTGCGGAAGGAAAAAAGAATTTCATGCTCTTCCTTTCGGGAAGGGGGGATTAGGGAAATCCTATTGACACTTCCTTTCAGGTGCTTGCCATAAACATATAGAATCAAAAATAGCACCATTTGGGACATGGAATTTTCGTTTCAGTTTTTTGTACACTGTCTTTGGTTTAATTGTTCATTAAACTTAATTTAGCCTTTTGAACTTAATTAGTTAGTCGTTCTAAATTCTAAAGCAGAGAAGGAAACCAAGCAGCTGACCATTTTCTCGCTAATTTGGTCAGTATGCTTGTGACAGCCCTCCAAATGCTATTGGCAAGTAAAAGAAATTTCGaaaaccatatatatatatatcatcttTTCAGGTTTCATAAGTGAAGATCTGATGACAAAACCAAATTGAGAGCCAACtctcacatttttttttacttgtggTAGACGGCTTCCTATTTTGCCAAACAAACTAACCATCTACGCAGGATTAGAATTCAGGAATTGATGAATACTGGCGCTTGCAATTGAAGGACTTGTACCTTAGATATAGCTGCTGGCAAAGCTGAAGTGTTAAAGAGCGATTCATTTGATTTCGTAAACTGTCTGATTTTATGTCATAGGATGGGAAAGAACAACACGTAACACAAAAGAAGAACAAAACCGCTCAGACTTTAATTCCTCACGCGGTCTGTGTATTATTACGCTGATGGCCTGATGCGTGTTAATAAGTGATGAACTTGTGTCTCAATCCATGCAAGCATTTTGGTTGATGGTTGTGGTTTTCAAACAGGTATTGACAGACACTCGAAACCTTCCTCATTTATTGGCCATCTATCTTTATTCCATTTGATTAATAATGGGTGATCCTTACGATTCTCTGTGCGTTACTACTAATTAGTAATATAGAACGCTTACGTTACATCCTCTCAAGGACTCATCTCTTTGACTGCCTGCTCACAATCTATTCGGTCGGGTCTTAGATCATATTCCTCCAATTTCATCACTGTATACTACTGTCATTGCTTCAAAATGAAATGGTAAAACACAAACAAAAGAACAATAAGAAAAAAAACACGTTAAAGTAGAGGACATTGAGCATGAATATGGGATCATGACAGGAAAAGATGACCTGCAATCACATGGAAACACAGTTGTTTTGAACAAATTTAGGGCATTTTTGTTGTTGCTGCACAAATCATAATGGGGTGTGTGAGATGTCTGCCTACTGGGGAGACGTGATCCGATCTGGTGAGCGATGATGCATCAAGGTCCTGGAGGTGTATTTGTGATTCTGGAGCCTTAGTGGGATACTTCCAAGAATCAATGCCTATCAATCTTTCGCCGGTCACTTCAATCGTCGCACCATATCACGTTCAAGGACATCTATCATGCAAATCGAGACTGGATCATCATGAATTCGGGTGTCTGCCATTTACCTTACTTGTTACTACTCCAATCTTTCCTAATCCTGAAATTTTTATCAATGGGTGCAAATGCACTCGTTTTGTCAGATAATAATTCAATCCTCTCCGAATTCTCCTTAGTTCATGTGGGCATATCCCCCCTCTTAATATAAAATAGGAGTAGAAGTAAAATATGAAATCTATCgtgttatcaaaaatatatatatgtatatattgtcTGCTTAATTTTTCGATAGCGTGGCTTGTGGTTGGGGTGTCAATACCGGACCTTATATCATGCTTTGCATCATGACCAAAACCTTTCCTTAACAATGAAACAACATGATTAAAAAAAACCTCGCATGAAAACACCAATTCCATCCCTTGCTCAAACTTCCGTGgtttttttagaaattaaagcaaaattaagaaaataattACAACAGGAGTTGAGGATAAAAACGAATCATAGAATAACTATGCAAAAGTGATTTATATGAAAGAGGAAGCTGGAAAATAGTAATGGTAATTTTGTCTTAACAATTGAAATGTAAAAGCAAGTTTTCTTGTGATGGCTGGCTCTGGTGATAATGGCTGGCACTCAATAGAGAGAAGATACAGGACAAGTAGAGTAGAATCTTGTGATGCCCATGTTTCTCCTAGATAAAATGGGGTTTTGTGACTTTTGTCGGTGTACATGCTTGTGTTCAAATCAACTCTTAAATTAAAGAGTAATACCTTAGATTTAGCGTGCGTTTGGGTTTTGCGATGACTAATCGAAGAAAAGTACTTCACCTAATATGGCTTTCAATGGAAGTACTCAGTATTAAGTGCATAAGCATGTCATTTTGGATGCATGCTTAAATAAATACTTTTTTTATTACTTAGATAATGTGTGATTTTGAACTTTTAAAAGGTCAAACAGGCTCTTAACGCCTCATCTGGTAGTCCAAGATTTAGCATGACTCTCCTGGGCCAGAAAAGAAGCGGACAGAATTTAGAGTTGTGAATGGAGCCAGTGTTTATGATTGGACCTGAAAGACGCTGAGACTTGGATATTTTAAAAAAGGTCCCAAGCATCGAACTGGCCCATAATCTTAACATAACAATTCAGAAATCACATCATCATTTGCTCAACCCATCTAGCCCACTATAGGTAGCCCGTCCATACCACATTAGTGAGAGGGAATAGCAGCCCTCCGATCTAATACAATCCCTATAATCCCACCGTCCAATTTAGGTCATCCTCTTCAATCCCCAGATATAAACCCAAAACACTCTTCTCCGTCTACATCGCAAAATCTCTGGGTTTTGCACTCTACAGTTTTCCCCCAAAACCCCAAATCTGAATCGAAGAGGTTAAAGTGACGGCACCGTCGCTGTCCGCCTTGATCGAGCACTAAAAGCTTCGTCTTGGCCCTCATTTTTGCCACTCCCCAAAAACGCAAAGGAAAATCTCTTCAATTCGTATCTAGGGTTTTAGCTGTAACTGTAAAATTGCTAACTGTAAAATAGTTAGCAATAGAAGtttagatttattttattttttgtgagaGTTAAGAAAAAGTGAGATTTTGCGAACATGGTTACCAAGGTATCAAAGGCTGATAAGAAGATCGCTTATGACCAGAAGCTTTGCCAGCTTCTGGATGAGTACTCGCAGGTTCTGATAGCGGTGGCTGATAACGTTGGGTCGAATCAGCTCCAGAATATCAGGAAGGGTCTGAGAGGCGACTCTATTGTGCTGATGGGAAAGAATACCATGATGAAAAGGACCATTAGAGTCCATGCTGAGAAGACTGGAAATCAAGCTATCCTTAACCTTATCCCTCTCCTTGTTGTAAgttcattttttctaaaaattttaaaattttttttttgtgatgtaGAGTTGCGATTATCTTTGGCAGTCTTGAACCGTATGGAATGTATTTTTGTTGATACCTTTTATCTTTTTGGTGGTGACAGGGAAATGTTGGGTTGATCTTTACCAAGGGTGACTTGAAGGAAATCAGTGAGGAGGTTGCCAAATATAAGGTTTGTgaaagaatttatttatttaataatttttttgggtTCGCATTGGATTATTTGTCAATTTTGCTATGTTTGTTCTGATTTTCATGGTATTCTTGTTTTATGTAATTTTCCTCGTAAAAGCAAGCATAAATTTGTTTGTATGTTGGACAAACATGAACGTTATAATTGTGCCACCGACTATCTATAGAACAATATATGCAAGTAACTAAATGTTTAGGGGATGCCATATGCATAGTTGTGGACTGCTAATATACCTGCACTTCCTGCTGTATATGTGTAGTAGATTGTCTTTACCTGGCTGTCCTGGTAATGCTACGGTGTTATAAATTGCTAATCTACCTTTGTGCGTGATTATGGATATATGCATTTTGTGCTTAAAAGTTTCTGTCATTGCTTGAGGTTCAAATCTGAGTGTCTCCATCTGTGATTCAAAGAGAAACACAAAAGTCTCATGTTGTGCTTGTTGTACCTGAGAGATCATTGAGTGCAAATTAAGTGGTTCGTCACTGATGTTGCTTATGTTAAGAGATGTTTAAGCTTTACTAACACTATTTTAGAAGCATTTACGTGTAGGAATGTTTTATGGCTCACTTTTGCTTATTGTCATATTTACAGCTCACTTTTGGATATTATGTCATATGAGAGTCTTGTTATTGTTATTGGTTTAGTGGCTTATCCAATTTTTTTCAACAAGAGCTGATTATATTTTAACGCTGCTACTTGATGTTGACTCTAAATATGAGTGTGTTGAAAGGTAGCAGATTAGGAGAGTTGTGTAAAGTTTGTTAATAACCTCAAAATGTTGTGTATTTCAATGTGTTTATGTTTGCTGATGAGCTTGGCGCCTAGTATCCTAGAAATCACTTGCATGTTGATTAAGATGTTTACTCGATTTTAAAGTAGGAGATCTCAAGTTTAGTATCTCTTTAATTGGATATGGAATTGAAGTCGTGTTCTTCTTTCCTTGTGTTCtctcccccaaaaaaaaaccaacaaccCCAACTGTTTATTTTTGCTAAAAACATCTTTACATTGTTGTTGCTGTTAACAGGTTGGAGCTCCTGCTCGTGTTGGTTTGGTTGCTCCTGTTGATGTGGTGGTCCCACCTGGAAATACTGGACTTGATCCATCCCAGACTTCTTTCTTCCAGGTCTTTGTTTTACCTatttaaattgaattttagATTGTCAGCCCAAAACATTGTTTTCCGACAGTATTACCTTATAGGTTCTCAACATTCCCACCAAGATTAACAAGGGTACTGTTGAGATTATTACACCTGTGGAGCTCATCAGGAAGGGTGACAAAGTAGGTTCTTCTGAAGCTGCTCTGCTTGCCAAGCTTGGGATTAGGCCCTTCTCTTATGGGCTTGTGGTCTTGTCTGTTTATGATAATGGATCTGTTTTCAGCCCTGAGGTGCTTGATCTG containing:
- the LOC113725409 gene encoding large ribosomal subunit protein uL10 yields the protein MVTKVSKADKKIAYDQKLCQLLDEYSQVLIAVADNVGSNQLQNIRKGLRGDSIVLMGKNTMMKRTIRVHAEKTGNQAILNLIPLLVGNVGLIFTKGDLKEISEEVAKYKVGAPARVGLVAPVDVVVPPGNTGLDPSQTSFFQVLNIPTKINKGTVEIITPVELIRKGDKVGSSEAALLAKLGIRPFSYGLVVLSVYDNGSVFSPEVLDLTEDDLIEKFALGVSMVTSLSLAISYPTLAAAPHMFINGYKNVLAIAVETDYSFPQADKVKEYLEDPSKFAVAAAPVAAADSGAAPAAAKEEEKKEEPAEESDDDMGFSLFD